GATCGAGTCGCTCCATTACACTCATGATGAGCCCTCCGTCAATTAAAACTTGCGTTTGCGAGCTGCTTCGGATTTCTTCTTGCGCTTAATGCTAGGCTTCTCAAAGTGGCGACGTTTACGCAGTTCCGCCATCACCCCGGATTTTGCGCTTTCACGCTTGAAGCGGCGAAGTGCGCTATCCAAAGACTCGTTTTTCTTGACTCGAATTTCTGCCATTTGTCTTCCCTCCCTCCGCTAAAACCGTGGGACGCCTGAGTCGAACGTACGAACAGACTGTCACACTTCATTATAGGATAGATGACTAAAGAAGGTCAACCTTTAGTTCAATTTTATTCGTAAAAACCGGACAAAAGGTGATAATGGATATGGAAAACCTCTTGTCCACCCTCTTTACCACAGTTGTTAATCAGGCGAAAACCTGGCAGTTCCAGCTTTTTCGCCAAGAGTTGTGCTACATGGTGGATATGCCCAATCAGCGGCAGGTCCTCGGCGCTTACATCCATTAGTGTAGGAATTGGCTTACGCGGGATAATCAACAAGTGAACGCGTGCTTTTGGTGCAATATCGTGGATGACAATGACGTGCTCGTCCTCATACTCGATACGAGCAGGAATTTCACCGTCCATGATTTTGGTAAAAATACTTTTTTCCATGGGAGACTCCTTTCTTCCTCAGTATGTGGATAGTTATGTATGTAAGAATTGATCGTATCACATTCCCTCACTTTTGTCTTGCGGCGCTACCTAACGCATGGTAGCATGACTTCGAGGTTGAAACTGGATTACAAAAGGAGTTCGTGCAGATGAAACCAATTGCACTGGATCAGGCAGCAATCAACGCAGAAGGGATTTTGCTCGCTGGTTCCCCAGAGCTTGCCTTGTCATCCGTTCACTTTGATACCCGCGAGCTAACTGCGGGATCTTTGTTTGTAGCGCTGACAGGCGGCGCACGGGATGGGCATGATTTTTTGTTACAAGCAGCTGAACAAGGAGCTGTAGCTGCACTCGTTTCGAATCAGGAGAAGATTCCTGCGAACTTGCCAAACGATTTTGGGTTAATTCTCGTCAATGATACACTACGTGGCTTTCAAAAGCTGGCTGCCGCTTATCGGAAAAGCTTTTCGTTCCCTCGCATCGCCATTACCGGAAGTATCGGAAAAACAACCGTGAAGGACATCGTGGCCCATGTACTTGGGAGCCGTTCGCCCGTATACAAGACGTATAAAAACTTCAACAACCACCTCGGTGTACCTTTGTCGTTGTTGCAAATGGAAGAAAAACATCAAGCTGCTGTACTAGAGCTCGGGATGAACCACGCCGGGGAAATCGATCTGCTTGCTTCGCTCGTGCAGCCAGATATTAGCGTGATTACATTTATCGGAGAGTCTCATATTGAGCATTTTGGCACGCGTGAAAAAATTGCTCTCGCAAAGGCGGAGCTGCTTCCTCATACTGCTCTTGACGGGCTTGTGCTGCTCAACAAAGATTCCGAATATCTGCGATTGATAGCCCATCTGTATCCGGGTGAGATCATGTTCTACTCTGTTAATGAGAAGGCTGATATTTGGGCGGAACAAATCGAAACGGTTGAGGGTGGGACCCGCTTCAACGTGTGCTTTGCTTCCGGGGAGCATTT
This genomic stretch from Brevibacillus sp. DP1.3A harbors:
- the rpsU gene encoding 30S ribosomal protein S21, with product MAEIRVKKNESLDSALRRFKRESAKSGVMAELRKRRHFEKPSIKRKKKSEAARKRKF
- a CDS encoding histidine triad nucleotide-binding protein, which gives rise to MEKSIFTKIMDGEIPARIEYEDEHVIVIHDIAPKARVHLLIIPRKPIPTLMDVSAEDLPLIGHIHHVAQLLAKKLELPGFRLINNCGKEGGQEVFHIHYHLLSGFYE
- the murF gene encoding UDP-N-acetylmuramoyl-tripeptide--D-alanyl-D-alanine ligase, coding for MKPIALDQAAINAEGILLAGSPELALSSVHFDTRELTAGSLFVALTGGARDGHDFLLQAAEQGAVAALVSNQEKIPANLPNDFGLILVNDTLRGFQKLAAAYRKSFSFPRIAITGSIGKTTVKDIVAHVLGSRSPVYKTYKNFNNHLGVPLSLLQMEEKHQAAVLELGMNHAGEIDLLASLVQPDISVITFIGESHIEHFGTREKIALAKAELLPHTALDGLVLLNKDSEYLRLIAHLYPGEIMFYSVNEKADIWAEQIETVEGGTRFNVCFASGEHFEAFLPLHGRHSVLNALPAVAIAKRLGMDTEQIAYALSTVQLSAMRFEQIHSKHGTVYISDAYNASPVSMEAAVRTFAELYPERARVVVLGDMYELGPESAAMHAGVGASIQDIAERFELLVTVGENTRHLHDAYTGNKLHFATKAEALRALLPLRDDKHAFLFKASKGMSLWTLITELEGHE